A single Vigna radiata var. radiata cultivar VC1973A chromosome 8, Vradiata_ver6, whole genome shotgun sequence DNA region contains:
- the LOC106769618 gene encoding uncharacterized protein LOC106769618, with protein MASNSGSISQGASMATEICTQISSIFSKPTHPYPPPLDLLVTELASVASQNGRVFLYGVGREGLMLKALCMRLFHLGLSAHFIFDMTTPPIAAADLLIASAGPGGFSTVDALCAVARYHGGRVLLLTAQPETGSCVKHADVVAYVAAQTMADDADVAGDAKSRPLLPMGSVYEGALFILFEMVIYKLGEALGENPEAVRSRHTNLE; from the coding sequence ATGGCTTCTAATTCTGGTTCTATCTCCCAAGGAGCTTCAATGGCCACAGAAATCTGCACCCAAATATCCTCCATATTTTCAAAGCCCACGCATCCGTACCCGCCCCCACTGGACCTTTTGGTCACCGAGCTCGCCTCCGTTGCCTCTCAAAACGGCCGCGTTTTTCTTTACGGGGTGGGCCGCGAGGGCCTCATGCTCAAGGCCCTCTGCATGCGCCTCTTCCACCTAGGCCTCTCGGCTCACTTCATCTTCGATATGACCACTCCCCCCATCGCAGCTGCCGACCTCCTCATCGCCTCCGCCGGCCCCGGCGGTTTCTCCACCGTCGACGCCCTCTGTGCCGTGGCGCGCTACCACGGCGGAAGGGTGCTGCTCCTTACGGCCCAGCCCGAGACCGGGTCTTGCGTGAAACACGCTGACGTTGTGGCTTACGTGGCAGCGCAGACCATGGCCGATGATGCGGACGTTGCAGGGGATGCGAAATCTCGACCGTTGCTTCCAATGGGAAGTGTGTACGAAGGGGCATTGTTTATTCTGTTTGAGATGGTTATTTACAAGTTGGGTGAGGCCTTGGGTGAGAACCCTGAAGCCGTTCGATCTCGCCACACTAACCTTGAATGA
- the LOC106771752 gene encoding uncharacterized protein LOC106771752: protein MESTHTQTTSVWTDEKHLHFLNTMEASFVRTMLHHYAVISSHPPLRLDRYLPDTSESTLDSKPNRRPKKHASAPSDSMGPTPRGRRSKRRSSHSHSHLHSSLVEQAVAELENGRESGGPDVVGGDDAKQRNNV, encoded by the exons ATGGAATCCACGCACACCCAAACGACGTCGGTTTGGACGGACGAGAAGCACCTTCACTTCCTCAACACCATGGAAGCCTCCTTCGTCCGCACAATGCTCCATCACTACGCCGTCATTTCCTCCCACCCTCCTCTCCGCCTCGACCGCTACCTCCCCGACACCTCCGAATCCACCTTGGATTCCAAGCCCAATCGCAGGCCCAAGAAACATGCTTCTGCACCCTCAG ATTCAATGGGTCCTACTCCCAGGGGCAGAAGATCGAAGAGGAGATCGTCTCATTCCCACTCTCACCTACACAGTTCCTTGGTGGAGCAG GCCGTAGCAGAACtagaaaatggaagagaaagTGGTGGTCCCGACGTTGTAGGAGGGGATGatgcaaaacaaagaaataatgtTTAG
- the LOC106770651 gene encoding uncharacterized protein LOC106770651 gives MDGRGPPPRRTIGDSIAYTSPRNFSSIVRPTMSDRLAEMKPALLQLVNSNQFSGMDNEDPHAHLVNFYELCXXVGATGEEEEALYMRLFPFSLNGKAKDWLQSQPNQSLTSWEDMEHKFLVRFFPPSKSTEIKAAIATFVQGVDEPLCEAWERFKALLRKCPSHGFSLEMQVQIFYNGLQPQTMMMLDASFGGSVLLRTADEAIAVIEHMVATDMRSRRGRTQVQKRGVYELNTQDAILAQNKLLAQQMEVLTQNMAKLPQQLQAMQNQAQPHHQVMRCDFCGDNHLNGHCQVPSGSQPEEINYMGNQGRQNFFNNIFPNPPNQGWRQAQGASGSRNSYQPAHQFSPQNDKNTKLEETLXMFMQQSMQNQKNTDASIKNLEMQVGQLAKQLANQQSGQFSANTEANPKEECNVIFTRKKEKQLSRFKQIFNQLEITMPLTEALQQIPAYAKYMKQILSKKKKYLDEETIEVQGNCSVIMQKTFPPKFKDXGSFTIPCTIGNHDIGKALIDLGASIDLMPLSMLKKIGGLEAKPTRMMLQLADRSIKYPYGVVEDVVVNIDKLQFMVDFVVMEMEEDVEIPLILGRPFMKTXKVVIHMEXGILKLKNQDREITFNVFEAGQQNQEKQTIPQAKDEVLSVISLTGXAAKSVKKRIDCFSPQVKEEDEDKEEKLAHQHFVVESDEPKPGKPVKLKNRLWVIKAIKANGVLEIEAPYSRRVN, from the exons ATGGATGGCAGAGGACCACCTCCACGAAGAACCATAGGGGACTCCATTGCTTACACTAGCCCGAGAAATTTCTCAAGCATTGTGAGGCCCACTATGAGTGATAGACTTGCAGAAATGAAGCCAGCTCTACTCCAACTCGTCAATTCTAATCAATTCTCTGGCATGGATAATGAAGACCCTCATGCTCATTTGGTCAATTTCTATGAGTTGTGTGNCTNTGTGGGTGCTACgggggaggaggaagaagcatTGTATATGAGACTCTTCCCATTTTCTCTGAATGGNAAAGCAAAGGATTGGCTTCAGTCGCAGCCTAATCAAAGTCTGACTAGTTGGGAGGATATGGAACACAAATTTCTGGTTCGCTTCTTTCCACCATCTAAAAGCACAGAGATAAAGGCTGCAATTGCTACTTTTGTCCAAGGAGTAGATGAACCACTGTGTGAagcctgggaaagattcaaagcttTATTGAGGAAGTGTCCCAGTCATGGCTTTAGCTTAGAGATGCAAGTGCAAATCTTCTACAATGGTTTGCAACCTCAGACAATGATGATGCTTGATGCATCTTTTGGTGGGTCGGTTCTATTAAGAACTGCTGATGAGGCCATTGCTGTTATTGAACATATGGTGGCCACTGACATGCGGAGCCGACGTGGGAGGACTCAAGTTCAGAAAAGGGGAGTTTATGAACTTAATACTCAAGATGCAATACTTGCACAAAACAAACTTCTTGCCCAACAGATGGAGGTCCTAACCCAAAATATGGCCAAGTTACCTCAGCAGTTGCAAGCAATGCAAAACCAAGCCCAACCGCATCATCAAGTTATGAGATGCGATTTTTGTGGAGATAATCATCTTAATGGCCATTGTCAAGTTCCTAGTGGTTCCCAACCTGAAGAAATCAACTACATGGGGAACCAAGGAAGACAAAACTTCTTCAACAACATCTTCCCTAATCCTCCCAATCAAGGGTGGAGACAAGCACAAGGAGCNTCTGGTAGTAGAAATTCTTATCAACCTGCTCATCAATTCTCACCTCAGAATGATAAGAATACAAAACTNGAAGAAACATTGCANATGTTCATGCAACAGTCCAtgcaaaaccaaaagaatacCGATGCATCTATAAAGAATTTGGAGATGCAAGTTGGTCAGTTGGCCAAACAATTGGCAAATCAACAAAGTGGACAATTTTCTGCTAATACTGAGGCCAACCCTAAAGAAGAGTGTAATGTTATATTCACAAGAA agaaggagaaacaaTTGTCTCGGTTCAAGCAAATATTCAACCAACTTGAGATCACCATGCCCTTGACCGAAGCACTACAACAAATTCCTGCTTATGCGAAATACATGAAGCAAATCCTCagtaagaaaaagaagtatttagatgaggaaacaattgaagtgCAGGGAAATTGTAGTGTCATCATGCAGAAGACTTTCCCTCCAAAATTTAAAGATCNGGGAAGTTTCACCATTCCATGCACCATTGGAAACCATGATATAGGGAAAGCTCTTATTGATTTAGGGGCTAGCATCGACttgatgcccctatctatgcttaaaaagattggtggtcttgaaGCCAAGCCAACAAGAATGATGCTTCAATTGGCAGATAGGTCCATCAAATACCCTTATGGGGTGGTAGAAGATGTGGTGGTGAACATTGATAAGCTTCAATTCATGGTGGACTTTGTagtgatggagatggaggaagatGTTGAGATACCACTCAtccttggaagacctttcatgaagacaNCTAAGGTTGTCATTCATATGGAAGANggaatattgaaattaaagaaCCAAGATAGAGAGATAACTTTCAATGTCTTTGAAGCTGGGcagcaaaatcaagaaaaacagaCTATTCCTCAAGCTAAGGATGAAGTTCTATCAGTGATTAGTCTAACAGGGNAAGCTGCCAAGtcagtcaagaagaggattgattGTTTTTCTCCACAAGTGAaggaagaggatgaagataAGGAAGAGAAACTTGCTCACCAACACTTTGTTGTGGAAAGTGatgaacccaaacctggcaaACCAGTGAAGCTCAAGAACAGGTTATGGGTTATCAAGGCGATAAAAGCAAATGGAGTGCTTGAAATCGAGGCTCCCTACTCAAGGAGAGtcaa TTGA
- the LOC106770649 gene encoding uncharacterized protein LOC106770649 produces the protein MAFRTGCDAIWCRAFSLSLEGEALEWFDSLPDGSIENFKGLSNMFKNQFAACRTQEATIVDLMNLKQGKEEPLETFMDRLQKNVRRMKGLNTELALQHVMPGLRPGPFKDNICRNPPKSMEELRQRTADEIRVEDMKQSYRKELQEAKAEKESRRDNQGSRPGGQQGERGTPEPTTPAVYATKRP, from the coding sequence ATGGCATTCCGCACCGGTTGCGACGCCATCTGGTGCAGGGCATTTTCACTGTCTTTGGAAGGAGAAGCTTTGGAATGGTTTGATTCCCTGCCGGACGGCTCTATAGAAAATTTCAAGGGATTGAGCAACATGTTCAAAAATCAGTTCGCGGCCTGCCGGACACAAGAGGCCACGATTGTTGACCTGATGAACCTCAAGCAGGGTAAGGAGGAGCCTCTCGAGACCTTCATGGATCGGCTCCAAAAAAACGTTCGGCGTATGAAGGGACTCAACACAGAGTTGGCTTTACAACACGTTATGCCCGGACTGCGTCCCGGACCGTTCAAGGACAACATTTGTCGAAATCCTCCCAAGAGTATGGAAGAGTTGCGCCAGCGAACGGCCGATGAGATCAGGGTTGAAGATATGAAACAAAGTTACCGGAAGGAACTCCAGGAAGCAAAGGCGGAGAAGGAAAGTCGACGAGATAATCAAGGTAGCCGTCCGGGGGGGCAACAAGGCGAGAGAGGGACCCCGGAACCCACGACTCCCGCAGTATACGCAACTAAACGCCCCTAG